In Sporosarcina sp. PTS2304, a genomic segment contains:
- a CDS encoding YybS family protein, translated as MQDQTRRITYGAMMVALFAILLAFTLYVPLLGTLTLLLIPLPVTLYRLRYDRASTLLVAACTWLLTLLIGGLLSIPSAIILSIVGFVIGDAVKTGKSKLYVFMATGLTLLISLSVLYLGSVWFFKINPIDQLLQQFETIQKEALVMLSGMGESTKDVERLVAEAFTYYQTIVPSLFILSVFIAAYLFIMPILAVAARLGFTVPKFSSFLMMRLPFATVVVYMALLLISILSQPEQGTTFYLMEANAILIFRFLFFLQGLSLLYYALQKMKLPVIVNVLATLLAMFLSPFTVMLGVLDIAINIRAWIDKDRERRR; from the coding sequence ATGCAAGATCAAACGAGGAGAATTACGTATGGGGCGATGATGGTAGCGCTATTCGCCATACTGCTAGCATTCACTCTTTATGTGCCACTACTGGGTACACTAACATTACTGTTAATCCCGCTGCCGGTGACGTTATACCGTTTGCGCTATGACCGGGCATCGACATTGCTCGTAGCAGCTTGTACGTGGCTCTTAACTTTGCTGATTGGCGGGCTTTTATCCATTCCTTCTGCCATCATTTTAAGCATAGTCGGATTTGTCATTGGTGACGCAGTTAAGACAGGAAAGTCCAAGCTTTATGTATTCATGGCTACTGGACTGACACTACTAATTTCCTTAAGCGTACTATACCTAGGGTCTGTATGGTTTTTTAAAATCAATCCAATCGACCAGTTGTTGCAACAATTTGAAACGATTCAAAAAGAAGCACTCGTTATGCTTAGCGGAATGGGCGAGTCAACTAAGGACGTAGAACGATTAGTAGCAGAGGCATTTACTTATTATCAAACGATCGTGCCGTCACTATTTATCTTATCTGTATTTATAGCTGCCTATCTTTTTATTATGCCTATACTGGCAGTGGCTGCGAGACTAGGATTTACTGTTCCTAAATTTTCTTCCTTTTTGATGATGCGTTTACCATTCGCAACAGTCGTTGTTTATATGGCATTACTGTTGATTTCGATTCTTTCGCAACCCGAACAAGGGACAACATTTTATCTAATGGAAGCAAATGCTATTCTGATTTTTAGATTCTTGTTCTTTTTACAAGGTCTGTCTTTACTCTACTACGCATTGCAAAAGATGAAATTGCCGGTCATTGTCAACGTGCTCGCTACACTACTCGCGATGTTCCTCAGTCCATTCACTGTAATGCTCGGTGTCTTAGATATCGCCATTAATATTCGTGCATGGATCGACAAAGACAGAGAGAGGAGAAGATGA
- the yyaC gene encoding spore protease YyaC, whose product MYITEPSSYHYRISYKETGVVWKLSSYFIQHIPFKRQPIIFYCIGSDRSTGDSLGPLTGSYLSELSLFPYPVIGTLENPLHALNLEQRLKLTETLYPDAFTVAIDACLSKKDAVGELLFHNGPISPGKAVGKNLPPVGDVSIKGVVNIAGFMEQAVLQSTRLYLPFEMSRMIGRALQLAHHRQKSEDVYNRYNESHYTNPWNKIRYPNLSQTD is encoded by the coding sequence ATGTATATAACTGAGCCCTCATCTTACCATTATCGTATCTCTTATAAAGAAACCGGGGTTGTCTGGAAGTTAAGTTCATATTTCATCCAGCATATCCCTTTTAAAAGACAACCAATCATCTTTTACTGTATTGGCTCCGATCGTTCGACGGGTGACTCTTTAGGACCTCTAACTGGTTCTTATCTATCTGAACTTAGTCTTTTTCCGTACCCGGTGATTGGCACACTTGAAAACCCACTCCATGCGCTAAATCTAGAGCAACGGTTGAAGTTAACAGAAACACTTTATCCTGATGCGTTCACCGTAGCAATAGACGCCTGCCTCAGTAAAAAGGACGCGGTAGGTGAGCTATTGTTCCACAACGGTCCCATTTCACCAGGTAAAGCGGTTGGAAAGAATTTGCCGCCTGTCGGTGATGTCTCTATTAAAGGAGTCGTCAATATTGCAGGTTTTATGGAACAAGCAGTACTACAAAGCACACGTTTATACTTGCCTTTTGAAATGAGTCGTATGATTGGACGTGCGTTACAGCTTGCCCATCACCGTCAAAAGTCAGAAGACGTATACAATCGTTACAATGAGAGCCACTACACCAATCCCTGGAATAAAATTCGCTATCCGAATCTTAGTCAAACCGATTAA
- a CDS encoding ParB/RepB/Spo0J family partition protein, with amino-acid sequence MSKGLGKGLNALFPRESLEKVELLRLKSIQANPYQPRKIFDDESLVELSESIKEHGVLQPIIVRSVGTQYEIVVGERRYRASELAGKKEIPAVVRELTDEQSMEMAILENLQREDLTPIEVAEAYQRLMESLELTQEQLAFRLGKSRPHIANHIRLLTLPEQVLHDISHGILSMGHGRTLLGLRNKEQILQVAEKTKNEHLNVRQLEKLVQQLNEDVPRETKKKKKKDLFLAEHETTLREQFGTKVTIKKTKNKGKIEIEFLSDEDFERILEILSEER; translated from the coding sequence ATGAGTAAAGGTCTAGGTAAAGGGCTAAACGCATTGTTTCCTCGTGAGTCATTGGAAAAGGTAGAATTACTGCGATTAAAGAGTATTCAAGCAAATCCTTATCAACCACGTAAAATATTTGATGATGAATCGCTTGTAGAGTTGAGTGAATCGATTAAAGAGCACGGTGTATTGCAACCGATTATTGTGCGCAGTGTAGGAACACAGTATGAAATTGTCGTCGGAGAAAGAAGATACCGCGCTTCCGAGTTAGCTGGAAAAAAGGAAATCCCGGCAGTTGTTCGAGAGTTAACAGACGAGCAATCCATGGAGATGGCTATTTTAGAGAATCTTCAACGCGAAGATCTTACACCAATTGAAGTGGCTGAAGCTTATCAACGATTAATGGAAAGTCTCGAATTAACGCAAGAACAATTAGCATTTAGATTAGGTAAGAGCAGGCCGCATATTGCGAATCACATTCGTCTACTCACATTACCTGAACAAGTGTTGCATGATATTTCCCATGGAATACTGTCAATGGGGCATGGGCGTACATTGCTTGGGTTAAGAAATAAAGAACAAATTCTACAAGTCGCTGAAAAGACTAAGAATGAACATTTGAATGTTCGTCAATTAGAAAAACTAGTACAGCAATTAAACGAAGATGTTCCACGTGAAACAAAGAAAAAGAAGAAAAAGGATTTATTCCTAGCAGAACATGAAACTACATTACGGGAGCAGTTTGGAACAAAAGTTACAATAAAAAAGACGAAAAACAAAGGGAAAATAGAAATTGAGTTTCTATCAGATGAAGATTTCGAACGTATCTTAGAAATTCTAAGTGAAGAACGATAA
- a CDS encoding DUF951 domain-containing protein, whose product MAEKEFDLHDVVEMKKPHPCGSNAWKIIRMGADIRIKCEGCGHSVMIPRNEFSKKMKKILLRNES is encoded by the coding sequence ATGGCGGAGAAAGAATTTGATTTGCACGACGTCGTGGAGATGAAAAAACCACATCCTTGTGGCTCAAATGCTTGGAAGATCATACGTATGGGCGCTGATATCCGTATTAAGTGCGAAGGTTGCGGACATAGCGTTATGATTCCACGCAATGAGTTCTCTAAGAAGATGAAAAAGATTTTGTTAAGGAACGAGTCTTGA
- a CDS encoding DUF554 domain-containing protein, whose product MILFGSLFNVLTIIIGTLIGRFLHGIPERMKETIMYGIGLAVVAIGLQMTFQTTQIVIVIISIVIGAIIGEWIDLDQKVNFLGQWIEKKLPAKKGSPGVAQGFVTATLIFCVGSMAIIGAIDSGLRNDHNVLVMKGILDGFTSIVLSSTLGIGVAFSAIPLLLYQGSITFLATLISRFVPDDLMQLFISEMTATGGLMIAAIGLNLIGLTKIRIANFIPGIGVVALIVTIVYVF is encoded by the coding sequence ATGATATTATTCGGCTCACTATTTAATGTACTGACTATTATAATAGGTACATTAATAGGACGTTTTTTGCATGGCATACCTGAACGGATGAAAGAGACGATTATGTACGGTATCGGCTTGGCGGTTGTAGCCATTGGACTGCAGATGACTTTCCAAACGACACAAATCGTTATAGTCATCATCAGTATCGTCATTGGTGCAATCATTGGGGAATGGATTGATTTGGATCAAAAAGTGAATTTTCTTGGTCAATGGATAGAGAAAAAATTACCAGCCAAGAAGGGAAGCCCAGGCGTTGCACAAGGGTTTGTGACGGCTACACTAATATTTTGTGTAGGGTCAATGGCCATCATTGGTGCAATTGACAGCGGGCTCCGGAATGATCACAACGTCTTAGTGATGAAAGGGATTTTAGATGGCTTTACATCCATTGTGTTAAGTTCTACTTTAGGCATCGGGGTAGCTTTCTCCGCTATACCATTACTACTGTATCAGGGTAGTATTACATTTCTAGCTACGCTCATTAGTCGTTTTGTTCCTGACGATTTAATGCAGTTATTTATTTCCGAAATGACGGCAACGGGTGGATTAATGATTGCGGCTATCGGTTTGAACTTAATCGGTTTGACTAAGATTCGGATAGCGAATTTTATTCCAGGGATTGGTGTAGTGGCTCTCATTGTAACGATTGTATACGTCTTCTGA
- a CDS encoding ParA family protein has protein sequence MGKIIAIANQKGGVGKTTTSVNLSACLAHIGKKVLLIDSDPQGNATSGVGINKGDVQDCIYNMLIDDVPVQDVILQTNIENLDIIPATISLAGAEIELVSTISREVRMKHAIQDIKGQYDYVIIDCPPSLGLLTLNALTASDSIIIPVQCEYYALEGLSQLLSTIRLVQKHLNESLYIDGVLLTMFDARTNLGIQVIEEVKKYFQDKVYKTIIPRNVRLSEAPSHGKPIILYDSRSKGAEVYLELAKEVAENE, from the coding sequence GTGGGTAAGATTATCGCCATAGCCAATCAAAAAGGAGGAGTCGGTAAGACAACGACTTCTGTTAACTTAAGTGCATGCCTTGCCCATATAGGCAAAAAGGTGCTTTTAATTGATTCTGATCCACAAGGCAACGCAACGAGTGGGGTAGGTATCAATAAAGGGGATGTACAAGACTGTATCTACAATATGTTAATCGATGATGTACCGGTACAAGATGTCATTTTGCAGACGAATATTGAAAATTTGGATATCATTCCAGCTACGATTTCGTTAGCAGGAGCTGAAATTGAACTGGTCTCTACGATTTCTCGTGAAGTCCGTATGAAACATGCAATTCAAGACATTAAAGGGCAGTACGACTATGTAATTATTGACTGTCCACCATCACTTGGACTTCTGACATTAAATGCTTTGACTGCTTCTGACTCTATTATCATTCCAGTACAATGTGAATATTATGCGTTGGAAGGATTAAGTCAGTTATTGAGTACCATTCGTCTTGTCCAAAAGCACTTGAATGAATCGTTGTATATAGACGGGGTATTACTCACAATGTTTGATGCGCGTACGAACTTAGGTATTCAAGTGATCGAAGAAGTGAAGAAGTATTTCCAAGACAAAGTATATAAAACAATTATTCCACGAAACGTTAGATTAAGTGAAGCACCGAGTCATGGAAAACCGATTATTTTGTATGATTCCAGATCAAAAGGTGCGGAAGTCTATTTAGAGTTGGCAAAGGAAGTGGCGGAAAATGAGTAA
- a CDS encoding DUF3267 domain-containing protein, which translates to MDQQHPIIVELDLQKVAKQSIWLTFIPLILLLLIRFFLNGGLFLTFSLWYFLYFFVGYIILIVFHEFFHLLGFRMFCGVPWKNMDYGVNLKMGIAYATADQLMDNKGIRQALLLPFWMTGILPAIIALYLNDGVLLVLAAALIGGAAGDFAMYKELKKFPDDAMVKDDPELPKLYIYPAQ; encoded by the coding sequence ATGGATCAACAACATCCTATTATTGTAGAACTGGATCTACAGAAAGTTGCGAAACAAAGTATTTGGTTGACGTTTATTCCTCTTATTCTTCTTTTACTAATTCGTTTCTTTCTGAACGGCGGATTGTTTCTGACATTCTCTTTGTGGTATTTTCTGTACTTTTTTGTCGGTTATATTATATTGATCGTCTTTCATGAATTTTTTCACTTACTCGGATTTCGAATGTTCTGCGGTGTCCCCTGGAAAAACATGGACTACGGTGTCAATTTAAAAATGGGCATTGCTTATGCTACTGCCGATCAGCTAATGGACAATAAAGGAATCCGCCAAGCACTCCTACTGCCGTTTTGGATGACAGGCATACTCCCGGCGATCATTGCACTCTATCTCAATGACGGTGTGTTGCTCGTGCTGGCAGCGGCATTAATTGGCGGTGCAGCGGGTGACTTTGCGATGTACAAAGAACTGAAAAAATTTCCAGACGATGCAATGGTTAAAGATGATCCCGAATTGCCTAAGTTATATATTTATCCTGCCCAATGA
- the ssb gene encoding single-stranded DNA-binding protein encodes MINRVVLVGRLTKDPELKYTQTGIAVTRFTLAVNRAFSNQQGEREADFISCVAWRKQAENIANYLRKGSLAGVDGRIQTGSFEGQDGKRVYTTEVVADSTQFLEPRSANTERTQAPSYGGGAPSYNAPSQDQGQGYNQQSYQPNQQNMTRVDNDPFQPGGGPIEVTDDDLPF; translated from the coding sequence ATGATAAACCGTGTCGTTTTAGTCGGTCGATTAACGAAAGATCCTGAGTTAAAGTATACACAGACGGGTATCGCTGTCACTCGTTTTACACTAGCTGTGAACCGTGCGTTCTCTAACCAGCAAGGGGAACGAGAAGCAGACTTTATTAGTTGTGTAGCTTGGCGTAAACAGGCTGAAAATATCGCAAATTACTTACGAAAAGGTAGTCTTGCCGGAGTAGATGGTCGTATCCAGACGGGCAGCTTCGAAGGACAAGATGGTAAGCGTGTTTACACGACAGAAGTTGTTGCAGATAGTACCCAATTCTTAGAACCGCGCAGTGCGAATACTGAACGGACCCAAGCACCGTCGTACGGTGGTGGAGCTCCTTCATATAATGCACCTTCGCAGGACCAGGGACAAGGATACAATCAGCAATCCTACCAACCGAATCAGCAAAATATGACGCGTGTTGACAATGATCCATTTCAACCAGGCGGCGGTCCGATTGAAGTAACAGATGACGACTTGCCATTCTGA
- a CDS encoding DHH family phosphoesterase, which yields MSLLYKRRAIRIPLAVVSFLGAIGAVLLMLFQFWVGLFFAVLFAIALSIAWKIENESYIETEKYIETLSYRMKKVGEEALLELPIGIILLNDKQLIEWVNPFVTSIYPDKSWLGEALYEINDNFRQVMKEDSEQDVIILNNRSYKVYYKPEEKLLYLFDVTERMKIQSLYYADRTTIGILLVDNYDELSQTMDDQTRSQMNSLVTSLVNEWADENGIFVKRISSERFLAVFNEGTLEQLEKTKFALLDTIRENTSKHSVPLTLSIGVGTGTTSLTELGELAQSSLDLVLGRGGDQVAIKHHDGKLKFYGGKTNPVEKRTRVRARVISHALRDLIQDSDRVFVMGHKMPDMDAIGASIGVRKMARMNGVDGYVVVNFDELDTSVNRLMDEVEKDEDLYHHMLMPDEALELMTERSLVVIVDTHKPSMVIDERVLDKAQKVVLIDHHRRGEEFINNTVLVYMEPYASSTAELVTELLEYQPKNEKLTMLESTAMLAGIVVDTKSFTLRTGARTFEAASYLRTNAADTVLVQRLLKEDISTYIERSKLIETVEFVGSGDIAIAKGHDEVIHSSVLIAQTADILLTMQGISASFVIARRSDGKIGVSARSLGDLNVQVIMEELGGGGHLTNAACQLDVETVEEAVTMLKNTIDQYVERGNE from the coding sequence TTGAGTTTACTTTATAAAAGGCGAGCGATCCGAATTCCGCTAGCTGTTGTGTCTTTTTTAGGTGCAATAGGTGCTGTACTGCTGATGCTATTTCAATTTTGGGTTGGGCTATTCTTTGCCGTTCTTTTTGCGATCGCTCTTTCAATTGCCTGGAAGATAGAAAATGAAAGCTATATCGAAACGGAAAAGTATATTGAAACTTTATCCTACCGAATGAAAAAGGTAGGAGAAGAAGCGTTATTGGAACTACCTATCGGGATTATTTTATTAAATGACAAGCAATTAATTGAGTGGGTGAATCCATTTGTCACTTCTATTTACCCAGACAAATCATGGCTCGGAGAAGCGCTATATGAAATCAATGACAACTTTCGCCAAGTGATGAAAGAGGATTCCGAGCAAGACGTGATTATACTGAATAATCGATCGTATAAAGTTTACTATAAGCCAGAAGAAAAATTACTCTACTTATTTGACGTAACAGAACGTATGAAGATCCAATCACTTTATTATGCAGACCGTACGACGATCGGTATTTTACTCGTTGATAACTATGATGAATTATCACAGACGATGGACGATCAGACACGCAGTCAGATGAACTCACTTGTCACTTCACTCGTCAATGAGTGGGCGGATGAAAATGGGATTTTCGTAAAACGGATTTCGTCTGAACGTTTCTTGGCGGTATTTAACGAAGGCACATTGGAACAACTAGAAAAGACGAAGTTTGCTCTTCTTGATACGATCCGTGAGAATACATCCAAACATTCAGTACCTCTTACATTGAGTATCGGTGTCGGGACAGGCACTACATCGTTAACTGAACTTGGCGAATTAGCGCAGTCCAGTCTAGATTTAGTTCTAGGGCGCGGTGGTGACCAAGTGGCTATTAAACACCATGACGGAAAGCTGAAGTTTTACGGCGGGAAAACGAATCCTGTAGAGAAGCGTACGAGAGTGCGTGCACGTGTCATATCTCATGCGTTGAGGGATTTAATCCAAGATAGTGACCGTGTATTTGTCATGGGTCATAAAATGCCTGATATGGATGCAATAGGCGCATCTATAGGCGTACGTAAGATGGCCCGTATGAACGGCGTCGATGGATATGTAGTCGTGAATTTTGATGAATTAGATACGAGCGTGAATCGATTAATGGATGAAGTTGAAAAAGATGAAGATCTATACCACCATATGTTAATGCCCGATGAAGCATTAGAACTCATGACAGAGCGTTCATTAGTCGTCATTGTCGATACACATAAGCCTAGCATGGTAATTGATGAGCGAGTGTTAGACAAAGCACAGAAGGTCGTGTTAATCGATCACCATCGACGTGGGGAAGAGTTCATCAATAATACTGTACTCGTCTATATGGAGCCGTATGCATCCTCTACGGCTGAGCTAGTGACCGAATTGCTGGAGTATCAGCCGAAAAATGAAAAATTGACGATGCTGGAGTCTACAGCCATGCTTGCGGGGATTGTGGTCGATACGAAAAGCTTTACACTGCGAACCGGCGCTAGAACATTTGAAGCAGCTTCTTATTTGCGAACGAATGCTGCGGATACCGTACTCGTTCAACGTTTACTAAAAGAAGACATTTCGACGTATATCGAACGTTCCAAACTAATTGAAACAGTAGAATTTGTCGGCTCGGGAGATATTGCCATTGCAAAAGGACATGATGAAGTGATTCACAGTTCCGTGCTCATTGCACAAACGGCTGACATTCTTCTTACTATGCAAGGAATTTCCGCATCATTCGTCATAGCCAGACGCAGTGATGGGAAGATAGGTGTAAGCGCTCGTTCATTGGGTGATTTAAATGTTCAAGTCATCATGGAAGAACTGGGAGGTGGCGGTCATTTGACGAATGCAGCCTGCCAGTTAGACGTGGAGACGGTAGAAGAAGCAGTTACTATGTTAAAAAATACAATTGATCAATATGTTGAGAGGGGAAATGAATGA
- a CDS encoding mechanosensitive ion channel family protein, with amino-acid sequence MAVDSNTDVKESLDTVGKSIKKAVDGATDQANETIFDTVFWFNVGLFALKIFLIIVVAGILVKVGHVFIRRFFAIKLKSPMRKSERREKTIIKLLENALTYVIYFSAILAILTEFNIDVKGLLAGAGVLGLAVGFGAQSLVKDVISGFFIIFEDQFGVGDYVRINSAEGTVLEIGLRTTKIALFGGELYTVPNGQIGEVINFSVTNSMAILDIGVSYETNIEHAEELLKEFLKKLPKERYAEVIGIPEVLGVQSIEPSKIVLRIIAETEPVANFAVGRKLRQDLKKFMDQNGIEMPYPKMVLFQEKMEGDSQDGGERI; translated from the coding sequence ATGGCAGTAGATTCAAATACAGACGTGAAAGAAAGCCTGGATACAGTAGGGAAAAGTATTAAAAAGGCAGTAGATGGAGCAACAGACCAAGCAAATGAAACTATTTTTGATACTGTCTTTTGGTTTAATGTAGGATTATTTGCTTTAAAGATTTTTTTAATTATTGTCGTAGCAGGGATATTGGTGAAGGTTGGTCATGTATTTATTCGCCGATTCTTTGCTATCAAGCTGAAGAGTCCTATGCGTAAAAGTGAACGCCGCGAAAAAACCATTATTAAGTTATTAGAAAATGCATTGACATACGTCATTTATTTTTCAGCCATACTAGCCATTTTGACGGAGTTTAATATTGATGTAAAAGGCTTGCTGGCAGGTGCCGGGGTTCTTGGATTGGCGGTCGGTTTTGGTGCACAAAGTTTAGTGAAAGACGTCATTTCCGGGTTTTTCATTATTTTTGAAGATCAATTCGGTGTTGGCGATTACGTTCGGATTAATAGTGCGGAAGGAACCGTATTGGAAATTGGATTGCGGACGACGAAGATTGCGTTATTCGGCGGAGAGTTATATACCGTGCCGAATGGTCAAATTGGAGAGGTTATTAATTTTTCAGTGACAAATTCCATGGCTATATTGGATATTGGCGTTTCCTATGAAACGAATATTGAACATGCCGAAGAGTTACTGAAAGAGTTTTTAAAGAAGCTTCCAAAAGAGCGGTATGCAGAAGTGATTGGGATCCCGGAAGTGCTCGGAGTACAAAGTATCGAGCCGTCCAAAATTGTACTGCGTATTATAGCAGAAACAGAACCTGTGGCAAACTTCGCGGTTGGTCGTAAACTCCGGCAGGATTTGAAGAAGTTTATGGATCAGAATGGAATTGAAATGCCATATCCGAAGATGGTATTGTTCCAAGAAAAAATGGAAGGAGATTCACAAGATGGCGGAGAAAGAATTTGA
- the rplI gene encoding 50S ribosomal protein L9 yields the protein MKVIFLQDVKGKGKKGEVKEVSTGYAQNYLLKNKVAIEATPSNLSQLEGQKNREKKDAAAELAEAKQLKEKIEKLTVELQAKSGEGGRLFGSITSKQIGQALEKQHKIKVDRRKMELPDAIRALGFTNVPIKLHPDVAATLKVHVTEE from the coding sequence ATGAAAGTTATTTTCTTGCAAGATGTTAAAGGAAAAGGTAAAAAAGGTGAAGTGAAAGAAGTATCTACTGGGTATGCACAAAACTATTTATTGAAAAATAAAGTTGCAATTGAAGCGACGCCAAGTAATCTCAGTCAATTAGAAGGCCAAAAAAACCGTGAGAAGAAAGATGCGGCAGCTGAACTGGCAGAAGCGAAGCAACTGAAAGAGAAAATTGAAAAGCTAACAGTTGAACTGCAAGCAAAGTCTGGCGAAGGTGGTCGTTTGTTTGGATCTATCACTTCGAAACAGATTGGACAGGCGCTTGAAAAACAACATAAAATCAAAGTAGATCGCAGAAAAATGGAACTGCCGGATGCTATTCGTGCATTGGGCTTTACAAATGTTCCGATAAAATTGCATCCTGATGTAGCAGCTACGCTTAAAGTGCATGTTACAGAAGAATGA
- the ychF gene encoding redox-regulated ATPase YchF, whose product MALTAGIVGLPNVGKSTLFNAITKAGAEAANYPFCTIDPNVGIVEVPDERLDKLTELVTPKKTVPTAFEFTDIAGIVEGASKGEGLGNKFLSHIREVDAICQVVRCFEDENITHVSGKVNPIDDIEIINLELILADMESVDKRLARVSKMAKQKDKDAMIEEPILMKLRDGFENELAARSIDLTDDEYQVIKGMHLLTIKPMLYVANVSEDEIADADNNPYVQQVREFAEKDHAEVIVVCAKIEEEMAELEDDEKEMFLEELGIKESGLDLLIKATYKLLGYATYFTAGVQEVRAWTFRKGMKAPQCAGVIHTDFERGFIRAETVAYDDLVEHGSMTAAKEAGKVRLEGKEYIVKDGDVMLFRFNV is encoded by the coding sequence ATGGCTTTAACAGCAGGAATTGTAGGTCTTCCGAATGTAGGAAAATCAACATTATTTAATGCAATTACGAAAGCAGGAGCAGAGGCGGCGAATTATCCGTTCTGTACAATTGATCCGAACGTAGGGATTGTTGAAGTGCCAGATGAACGTTTAGATAAGCTGACAGAACTTGTTACACCTAAGAAGACAGTACCTACTGCATTTGAATTTACAGACATTGCAGGAATTGTAGAAGGTGCAAGTAAAGGGGAAGGACTAGGCAATAAGTTCTTATCACATATTCGTGAAGTAGATGCCATTTGCCAGGTCGTTCGTTGTTTCGAAGATGAGAATATTACACACGTGTCAGGAAAAGTTAATCCGATTGATGATATTGAAATCATCAACTTAGAATTAATTTTGGCGGATATGGAAAGTGTGGATAAGCGTTTAGCACGTGTATCGAAAATGGCTAAACAAAAAGACAAAGACGCTATGATTGAAGAGCCTATACTTATGAAATTGCGAGACGGTTTCGAAAATGAGTTGGCGGCACGGTCTATTGACTTGACAGACGATGAGTACCAAGTAATAAAAGGAATGCATTTGCTGACAATCAAACCGATGCTTTACGTTGCCAACGTTTCTGAAGATGAGATTGCAGATGCAGACAACAATCCATATGTGCAGCAAGTGCGTGAATTTGCTGAGAAAGATCATGCGGAAGTCATCGTAGTGTGTGCGAAGATTGAAGAAGAAATGGCTGAACTTGAGGACGATGAGAAAGAAATGTTCCTTGAAGAGCTAGGGATCAAAGAATCAGGGCTAGATTTATTGATCAAAGCAACGTACAAATTGCTAGGATATGCAACGTACTTTACGGCAGGTGTGCAGGAAGTTCGTGCCTGGACGTTCCGTAAAGGGATGAAAGCTCCACAATGTGCCGGCGTCATCCATACAGACTTTGAGCGCGGCTTCATACGTGCAGAAACGGTAGCCTATGACGACTTGGTCGAGCATGGTTCTATGACGGCTGCAAAAGAAGCAGGCAAGGTGCGTTTGGAAGGTAAAGAATACATCGTAAAAGACGGGGACGTTATGTTGTTCCGTTTCAACGTATAA
- the rpsF gene encoding 30S ribosomal protein S6, with translation MRKYEIMYIMRPTLEDDAKKALIERFDNVLTSNGAEIIESKEWGKRRLAYEIDDLREGYYQLVTANAGNEAIDEFTRLANINEGIIRHMTVRVDA, from the coding sequence ATGAGAAAGTACGAGATTATGTACATTATGCGCCCAACTCTTGAAGATGACGCGAAAAAAGCGTTGATTGAACGTTTTGATAACGTCTTAACTTCAAACGGAGCGGAAATCATCGAGTCGAAAGAGTGGGGCAAGCGTCGTCTTGCATACGAAATCGACGATCTACGTGAAGGTTACTACCAGTTAGTAACTGCTAACGCTGGTAACGAAGCAATCGATGAATTTACACGTCTAGCGAACATCAACGAAGGTATTATTCGTCATATGACAGTTCGTGTGGATGCGTAA
- the rpsR gene encoding 30S ribosomal protein S18 produces the protein MMAPRRGGRRRRKVCYFTSNNITHIDYKDVDLLKKFISERGKMLPRRVTGTSAKYQRKLTVAIKRARIMALLPFVSEER, from the coding sequence ATTATGGCACCACGTCGTGGAGGTCGCAGACGCCGTAAAGTTTGCTATTTCACTTCTAACAACATTACACACATCGACTATAAAGATGTAGATTTGTTGAAGAAGTTTATCTCTGAGCGAGGAAAAATGTTGCCTCGTCGAGTTACTGGTACAAGCGCTAAATACCAACGTAAATTGACGGTCGCAATCAAACGTGCACGCATTATGGCACTTCTTCCGTTCGTTTCAGAAGAGCGGTAA